Proteins encoded by one window of Chondromyces crocatus:
- a CDS encoding class II glutamine amidotransferase: MARLVGFIGNRPDLGARALNAEGRPFAVRKKAGAVPSWGVGFYQGGEILLKRRPVDDRPEISLVEMTANLRADILIAHVRTATVGSQRTENTHPFRYRQWLFAHTGTLEAFAKLRSRMRESLPVFLQRDVQGETDSELLFHLFLSFLHDTGQLDRPSVDAPSARAALRSSLALVDRLCAEEGASAGEMNILVSNPEYLLAVHRGPPMAYRVYEGRQDLERLFGGEGGPGRMRIPDLAGSRLTVVGSDFEDDQAPAGWTAVDERAIVTFTRGDAPEVEPI; encoded by the coding sequence ATGGCTCGTCTCGTCGGCTTCATCGGTAACCGCCCAGATCTCGGCGCGCGTGCCCTCAACGCGGAGGGGCGTCCGTTCGCCGTCCGCAAGAAAGCCGGCGCCGTCCCCAGCTGGGGCGTCGGGTTCTACCAGGGTGGCGAGATCCTCCTGAAGCGTCGGCCCGTCGACGATCGCCCCGAGATCAGCCTGGTCGAGATGACCGCGAATCTCCGCGCGGACATCCTGATCGCGCATGTCCGGACGGCGACCGTGGGGAGCCAGCGGACGGAGAACACCCACCCGTTCCGCTACCGCCAGTGGCTGTTCGCCCACACGGGGACGCTGGAGGCCTTCGCGAAGCTACGGAGCCGGATGCGCGAGTCGTTGCCCGTGTTCCTCCAGCGCGACGTGCAGGGAGAGACGGACAGTGAGCTCCTGTTCCACCTCTTTCTCTCGTTCCTTCACGACACGGGTCAGCTCGACAGGCCGAGCGTGGATGCACCGAGCGCGCGCGCTGCGCTCCGGTCGAGCCTCGCGCTGGTCGATCGTCTGTGCGCGGAGGAGGGCGCCAGCGCCGGTGAGATGAACATCCTGGTGTCCAATCCGGAGTACTTGCTCGCGGTACACCGCGGTCCCCCCATGGCGTACCGGGTCTATGAGGGGCGACAGGATCTGGAGCGCCTCTTCGGGGGTGAAGGGGGTCCCGGTCGGATGCGCATCCCCGATCTGGCGGGGAGCCGGCTGACGGTGGTGGGGTCGGACTTCGAGGATGATCAAGCGCCGGCCGGGTGGACCGCGGTGGACGAGCGTGCGATCGTGACGTTCACCCGCGGCGATGCCCCAGAAGTCGAGCCGATATAG
- the groL gene encoding chaperonin GroEL (60 kDa chaperone family; promotes refolding of misfolded polypeptides especially under stressful conditions; forms two stacked rings of heptamers to form a barrel-shaped 14mer; ends can be capped by GroES; misfolded proteins enter the barrel where they are refolded when GroES binds) — MAAKEIFYNESARSLILAGVNALADAVKVTLGPKGRNVVIEKSFGSPTVTKDGVTVAKEIELENRFENMGAQMVREVASKTSDIAGDGTTTATVLAQAIYREGSKLVAAGHNPMEIKRGIDKAVAAIVEHLKSVSKQTKDAKEIAQVGTISANGDETIGKLLADAMEKVGKEGVITVEEAKSAETTLDVVEGMQFDRGYLSPYFVTDPEAMKTVMEDCFILISEKKISNMKDLLPVLEAIAKSQKQLLIIAEDIEGEALATLVVNKLRGTLHCAAVKAPGFGDRRKEMLKDIAILTDGQVIAEELGLKLENVTISDLGKAKTVLIDKDNTTIVGGAGKKEKLKARQQEIRAQIENTTSDYDREKLQERLAKLVGGVAVVKVGAATETEMKEKKARVEDALHATRAAVEEGIVAGGGVALIRAQTSLEGIKLTDEQRFGVNIIRRAIEEPLRQITTNAGEEGSIVVQKVREGKDSFGYNAATGEYGDLLAMGVIDPVKVVRSALQNAASVASLMLTTEALIAERPKDEKAPAAGGHGGHSHDF; from the coding sequence ATGGCTGCCAAGGAAATTTTCTACAACGAGTCGGCTCGCAGCTTGATCCTCGCTGGCGTGAACGCGCTGGCTGACGCGGTCAAGGTCACCCTCGGCCCCAAGGGCCGTAACGTGGTCATCGAGAAGAGCTTCGGCTCGCCCACGGTCACCAAGGACGGCGTCACCGTCGCCAAGGAGATCGAACTCGAGAACCGCTTCGAGAACATGGGCGCGCAGATGGTGCGCGAGGTCGCGTCGAAGACCAGCGACATCGCGGGCGACGGCACCACGACCGCCACCGTGCTCGCTCAGGCGATCTACCGCGAGGGCTCCAAGCTCGTCGCCGCCGGGCACAACCCGATGGAGATCAAGCGCGGCATCGACAAGGCCGTGGCCGCGATCGTCGAGCACCTGAAGAGTGTCTCCAAGCAGACCAAGGACGCGAAGGAGATCGCGCAGGTCGGCACGATCAGCGCCAACGGCGACGAGACGATCGGCAAGCTCCTCGCCGACGCGATGGAGAAGGTCGGCAAGGAAGGCGTGATCACGGTCGAGGAGGCGAAGAGCGCCGAGACGACGCTCGACGTGGTCGAGGGCATGCAGTTCGACCGTGGCTACCTCAGCCCCTACTTCGTGACCGATCCCGAGGCCATGAAGACGGTGATGGAGGACTGCTTCATCCTCATCTCGGAGAAGAAGATCTCCAACATGAAGGACCTCCTCCCGGTCCTCGAGGCGATTGCGAAGAGCCAGAAGCAGCTCCTCATCATCGCCGAGGACATCGAGGGCGAGGCGCTCGCGACGCTGGTCGTGAACAAGCTCCGCGGCACGCTGCACTGCGCGGCCGTGAAGGCCCCCGGCTTCGGTGATCGCCGCAAGGAGATGCTGAAGGACATCGCGATCCTGACCGACGGCCAGGTGATCGCGGAGGAGCTCGGCCTCAAGCTCGAGAACGTCACCATCAGCGATCTCGGCAAGGCCAAGACCGTCCTGATCGACAAGGACAACACCACGATCGTGGGCGGCGCTGGCAAGAAGGAGAAGCTCAAGGCTCGCCAGCAGGAGATCCGCGCTCAGATCGAGAACACCACCAGCGACTACGATCGCGAGAAGCTGCAGGAGCGCCTCGCCAAGCTCGTGGGCGGCGTGGCGGTGGTCAAGGTCGGCGCCGCGACCGAGACCGAGATGAAGGAGAAGAAGGCACGCGTCGAGGACGCGCTGCACGCGACCCGCGCTGCCGTCGAAGAGGGCATCGTGGCCGGCGGCGGCGTGGCGCTCATCCGCGCTCAGACCTCGCTCGAGGGCATCAAGCTCACCGACGAGCAGCGGTTCGGGGTGAACATCATCCGCCGCGCGATCGAGGAGCCCCTCCGCCAGATCACCACCAACGCGGGCGAGGAAGGCTCGATCGTGGTCCAGAAGGTCCGCGAGGGGAAAGACTCGTTCGGCTACAACGCGGCGACCGGCGAGTACGGCGACCTGCTGGCCATGGGCGTCATCGACCCGGTGAAGGTCGTGCGCTCCGCACTGCAGAACGCGGCGAGCGTCGCCAGCCTGATGCTGACCACCGAGGCGCTCATCGCCGAGCGGCCGAAGGACGAGAAGGCGCCGGCAGCTGGTGGCCACGGCGGCCACAGCCACGACTTCTGA
- the groES gene encoding co-chaperone GroES — protein MKIRPLQDRVIVKRIKEEEKTKGGIIIPDSAKEKPIEGTVVAVGNGKVLEDGSTRKLDLKEGDRVLFGKYSGTEVKVEGEEHLILREDDILGVLEQ, from the coding sequence ATGAAGATCCGTCCGCTCCAGGACCGCGTGATCGTCAAGCGCATCAAGGAAGAAGAGAAGACCAAGGGGGGCATCATCATCCCCGACTCCGCCAAGGAGAAGCCGATCGAGGGCACCGTCGTGGCCGTCGGTAACGGCAAGGTCCTCGAGGACGGCTCGACTCGGAAGCTCGACCTGAAGGAGGGCGACCGCGTCCTCTTCGGCAAGTACTCGGGCACCGAGGTGAAGGTCGAAGGCGAGGAGCACCTGATCCTCCGCGAGGACGACATCCTCGGCGTCCTCGAGCAGTGA
- a CDS encoding patatin-like phospholipase family protein, giving the protein MSRHKVAFVSSGGAARGLAHLGVLKACEELGIHPEIYVGAGAGALISATYGQDIPLDVLLDAYRLPWRRRHQGPRLYASTFLGIPQLKDILDPSYLLSGMFSIDKLERYVRRTLPTNDFRQLSHAVYVTAVDVDTAERVVFGPGYEDAVPISQAVAASCCIPGLFRPYRIGGRYYLSGEVIRTLSADLAVAAGARVVIISNIYRPEDRSEAERSLARSGPLGVLRQSMNILLAEKERRGVELLSKLYPNVTFLDVAPSVGGYGYMNRFAARPLVLRGYRTALRVLAAAKERGVFENPLSPGRSPLN; this is encoded by the coding sequence ATGAGCCGCCACAAGGTTGCGTTCGTGAGTTCGGGAGGCGCCGCGAGGGGTCTCGCGCATCTCGGGGTGCTGAAGGCTTGCGAGGAGCTGGGCATCCACCCGGAGATCTACGTGGGCGCCGGCGCGGGCGCGCTGATCTCGGCAACGTACGGGCAAGACATCCCACTCGACGTGCTGCTGGATGCCTATCGTCTCCCCTGGCGACGTCGCCATCAGGGCCCGCGGCTGTATGCGTCGACGTTCCTCGGGATCCCGCAGCTCAAGGACATCCTCGATCCGAGCTACCTGCTCTCGGGCATGTTCTCGATCGACAAGCTGGAGCGCTACGTGCGGCGGACGCTGCCCACCAACGACTTCCGGCAGCTCTCTCACGCGGTGTACGTGACCGCGGTCGACGTCGACACGGCCGAGCGCGTGGTGTTCGGTCCCGGCTACGAGGACGCGGTGCCCATCAGCCAGGCGGTGGCGGCGAGCTGCTGCATCCCTGGCCTCTTCAGGCCCTACCGCATCGGGGGGCGCTACTACCTGAGCGGTGAGGTGATCCGCACCCTGTCCGCCGATCTCGCCGTCGCCGCAGGGGCGCGGGTGGTGATCATCTCGAACATCTACCGTCCAGAGGATCGGTCCGAGGCAGAGCGCTCGCTGGCGCGGAGTGGGCCGCTCGGTGTGCTGCGGCAGTCGATGAACATCCTGCTCGCCGAGAAGGAACGGCGCGGGGTCGAGCTGCTGTCGAAGCTGTACCCGAACGTGACCTTCCTGGACGTGGCGCCATCGGTGGGCGGGTACGGCTACATGAACCGGTTCGCGGCGAGGCCGCTCGTGCTCCGCGGCTACCGGACGGCGCTGCGCGTGCTCGCGGCGGCGAAGGAGCGGGGCGTCTTCGAGAACCCGCTCTCGCCAGGGCGATCGCCACTGAACTAG
- a CDS encoding beta-ketoacyl synthase N-terminal-like domain-containing protein, giving the protein MSGICAIATGAVSALGLGRDAYAAPRPGEPARVAIHEDPLLAAAGLLRPSAARAPAELGGRPGSDRATDLLLAALTQTSTALDVIRPAWRDERIGFVLGTSSGGMLTAERYFAALAAETPPADLSSLARGATYHAPFDAALDHLALPRIARKTQILAACAASTIALGMALRWLDRGACDLVLAGGYDALSLFVAAGFEALRATTPTRPRPFRLGRDGMSLGEGAAILALVPERETRGAPVLARIAGFGASTDAVHITAPDRTGAGLARAATRALADAACSPARVGLVSAHGTATPYNDAMESRAIASALRCDPPAPPPIVHPFKSQIGHTLGAAGALETLAAADALAASVAPAAASPGDLDPDAPALLLDRAEPRPLDAALKLSAAFGGANAALLLTASPTTRRPPPRRPVHLRGHAHITGYDRDALSSATGVARDRLARLDDLSRLGLAAVAALAAQIGRETLRGAGIVAGHALATIDTNDLYDARRRQRGARFVEPRLFPATSPNAIAGECAIVYQLTGPGFATSSGLGGSLEALLAASELVAAGDADRMVVVAADDDGPVGRRLLELTDPQQRRPSQGAVALLIQAESQGPTPLRRVDLDLPVDHQGPVGHLALLRWLEEGH; this is encoded by the coding sequence GTGAGCGGGATCTGCGCCATCGCCACCGGCGCGGTCTCCGCGCTCGGCCTCGGACGCGACGCTTACGCCGCACCTCGACCCGGCGAACCTGCGCGGGTCGCCATCCACGAGGATCCGCTGCTCGCAGCCGCGGGTTTGCTCCGACCTTCAGCGGCCCGGGCTCCTGCCGAACTCGGCGGTCGTCCGGGGTCGGACCGAGCGACGGACCTGCTGCTCGCCGCCCTCACGCAGACCTCCACTGCGCTCGACGTCATCCGGCCGGCCTGGCGAGACGAACGCATCGGCTTCGTCCTCGGCACGTCCAGCGGAGGCATGCTCACCGCCGAACGGTACTTCGCGGCCCTGGCAGCCGAGACCCCGCCCGCGGACCTCTCCTCGCTGGCTCGCGGCGCGACCTACCACGCACCGTTCGACGCCGCCCTCGACCACCTCGCCCTCCCCCGCATCGCCAGGAAGACCCAGATCCTCGCCGCCTGCGCCGCCTCGACCATCGCTCTCGGGATGGCCCTCCGGTGGCTCGATCGCGGCGCCTGCGACCTCGTCCTGGCTGGCGGCTACGACGCCCTGAGCCTTTTCGTCGCCGCCGGCTTCGAAGCGCTCCGCGCCACCACCCCCACCCGCCCTCGCCCCTTCCGCCTGGGCCGTGACGGCATGTCTCTCGGCGAAGGTGCGGCCATCCTCGCCCTGGTCCCCGAGCGCGAAACCCGCGGGGCTCCCGTCCTGGCCCGCATCGCCGGGTTCGGCGCCTCCACGGACGCCGTGCACATCACCGCGCCGGACCGGACCGGCGCTGGCCTCGCGCGCGCCGCGACCCGCGCCCTCGCCGATGCGGCCTGCTCGCCCGCCCGCGTGGGGCTCGTCAGCGCCCACGGGACCGCGACCCCTTACAACGACGCGATGGAGTCCCGCGCCATCGCCTCCGCGCTGCGCTGCGATCCTCCCGCGCCTCCCCCCATCGTCCACCCCTTCAAATCCCAGATCGGCCACACCCTCGGCGCGGCTGGCGCCCTCGAGACCCTCGCTGCCGCCGACGCACTCGCCGCCTCGGTGGCCCCCGCCGCCGCATCCCCGGGCGACCTCGACCCCGACGCACCGGCCTTGCTCCTCGACCGCGCCGAGCCGCGCCCCCTCGACGCCGCCCTCAAGCTCTCGGCCGCGTTCGGCGGAGCGAACGCCGCGCTCCTGCTCACGGCCTCCCCGACCACGCGCCGTCCACCCCCTCGCCGCCCGGTCCATCTCCGCGGCCATGCCCACATCACCGGGTACGACCGCGACGCCCTCTCATCGGCCACTGGCGTCGCCCGCGATCGCCTGGCGCGCCTAGACGACCTCTCTCGCCTCGGACTCGCCGCGGTCGCCGCGCTCGCCGCGCAGATCGGACGAGAAACCCTCCGCGGAGCGGGCATCGTCGCGGGTCATGCCCTCGCCACCATCGACACCAACGACCTCTACGACGCCCGCCGACGCCAGCGAGGCGCCCGCTTCGTCGAGCCCCGCCTCTTCCCCGCGACCTCCCCGAACGCCATCGCAGGCGAGTGCGCCATTGTATATCAGCTCACGGGACCAGGCTTCGCCACCAGCTCCGGACTGGGTGGGAGCCTGGAAGCCCTCCTCGCCGCCAGCGAGCTGGTGGCCGCCGGCGACGCCGATCGCATGGTCGTCGTCGCGGCCGACGACGATGGCCCGGTGGGCAGACGCCTCCTCGAGCTCACCGACCCCCAGCAGCGCCGTCCCAGCCAGGGCGCCGTCGCCCTTCTGATCCAGGCGGAGTCGCAGGGGCCCACCCCTCTCCGACGGGTCGACCTCGACCTCCCCGTCGACCACCAGGGGCCTGTCGGCCACCTCGCCCTCCTCCGATGGCTCGAAGAAGGGCATTGA
- a CDS encoding PDZ domain-containing protein, translating to MLLTRTVRERLSLASLLSLFLLSASGCPAIYPELGTRLREPAPGQVLEPPPPENLRFIKFVSGTVPERTRDGRTWSRGKGGEPDPYARLLVNGKEVLRTHIQSNTFTPTWPGSPSGNFVIEREARLRVEMWDSNAFNDKPIGIRELRPSEDQRAQGRLNLDLEGGGQIELAFEPAHARIGLGLWYELRTSSIYITRTAPSGPAERVGIKVGDQILAIGGREVRRMSTNEIRSAFNGVPITGVVLLVQHPTGTTETVTVTEGPIYPTFDQTEALE from the coding sequence GTGCTTCTCACCAGAACCGTCCGCGAGCGGCTGTCCCTCGCTTCGCTCCTCTCTCTCTTTCTGCTCAGCGCTTCTGGCTGCCCGGCGATCTATCCAGAGCTGGGTACACGCCTCAGGGAGCCCGCCCCCGGACAGGTCCTCGAGCCACCTCCCCCGGAGAACCTCCGGTTCATCAAGTTCGTCTCCGGCACCGTCCCGGAGCGCACCCGTGACGGCCGGACCTGGAGCCGCGGCAAGGGCGGAGAGCCCGACCCGTACGCGCGCCTGCTCGTCAACGGCAAGGAAGTCCTCCGCACCCACATCCAGTCGAACACCTTCACCCCGACCTGGCCGGGCAGCCCCTCGGGCAACTTCGTGATCGAGCGGGAAGCGCGCCTGCGCGTCGAGATGTGGGACTCGAACGCTTTCAACGACAAGCCCATCGGCATCCGCGAGCTCCGCCCCTCCGAAGACCAGCGCGCGCAGGGCCGGCTCAACCTCGACCTCGAGGGCGGGGGACAGATCGAGCTCGCCTTCGAGCCTGCCCACGCCCGGATCGGCCTCGGCCTTTGGTACGAGCTGCGCACCAGCTCCATCTACATCACCCGCACCGCGCCGAGCGGCCCGGCGGAGCGCGTCGGCATCAAGGTCGGCGACCAGATCCTCGCCATCGGTGGCCGCGAAGTCCGCCGCATGTCCACCAACGAGATACGCAGCGCCTTCAACGGCGTCCCCATCACCGGCGTCGTCCTCCTGGTGCAGCACCCAACCGGCACGACCGAGACGGTGACCGTCACCGAAGGGCCGATCTACCCGACCTTCGATCAGACCGAAGCGCTGGAGTAA
- a CDS encoding TrmH family RNA methyltransferase has protein sequence MKVTPFGLTTAEIRDELAPLRSDFSIAICRAKNPFNIGAIIRTAHSFLAREIILIGSEPYYERAAMGMQKYENIVEHPDEDSFLSAIEGRHLIGVERDHAKQTLWEASFPSGLVFLLGSENDGIPPALLAACHDVIAIPMYGINHSYPVAIAAGMVMCEWARRNDPRGGG, from the coding sequence GTGAAGGTCACCCCCTTCGGCCTCACCACCGCCGAGATCCGCGACGAGCTCGCCCCGCTGCGCAGCGACTTCTCCATCGCCATCTGCCGCGCCAAGAACCCCTTCAACATCGGCGCGATCATCCGCACCGCGCACTCGTTTCTCGCGCGGGAGATCATCCTGATCGGCAGCGAGCCGTATTACGAGCGCGCCGCCATGGGCATGCAGAAGTACGAGAACATCGTCGAGCACCCGGACGAGGACTCGTTCCTCTCCGCCATCGAGGGCCGCCACCTCATCGGCGTGGAGCGCGACCACGCCAAGCAGACGCTATGGGAAGCGTCCTTTCCCTCTGGCCTGGTCTTCCTGCTCGGCAGCGAGAACGACGGCATCCCGCCGGCGCTGCTGGCGGCCTGCCACGACGTCATCGCCATCCCCATGTACGGCATCAACCACTCGTACCCCGTGGCGATCGCTGCGGGCATGGTGATGTGCGAGTGGGCCCGGCGGAACGATCCTCGCGGCGGGGGCTGA
- a CDS encoding beta-ketoacyl-[acyl-carrier-protein] synthase family protein, with product MRIWVTGIGVVSPLARGAAATMDRLIAGDRAFAPLSCFDIPEARTRIAAEVADLRAEEVAPPGEAEGWSRTDAMAVIAAREALLHAGVEPGSSAIDLAVGGTTAGMFETEELLAWLSRDPAAITPLKRMLSHPLSSTADHLRASLGAFRRVRSICSACSSGANAILLGAAWIRAGLSDRVLAGGADGLCRLTYTGFGALNALDAAPCRPFDRRRAGLNLGEGAGFVVLESEAAARARGAQPIAELRGWAVGAEANHITNPERQGTTAARVMQDALRRAGLTPSDIDYVNAHGTATPLNDAMETAALRRCLGPEVERVPVSSCKGQIGHTLGAAGAIEAAIAVMSVARGILPPTVGLEEVDPECRLAHVLSAREAKVHAAMSNSFGFGGTDSVLIFTDPHRFPAPPGIEPSPPGIEPSRSVVVTAAATVGPLGVLGAKDAGAYLEPGPPPSERGIDFKPADHLDLARARRLDRAGRLATVAIQAALSDAAVIPESRTAPTAPATPATPATVQVGAIVGASFGSVDASTAYMRRIYDKGVKYASPADFPNLVPSSPVGHASIYLGLRGPVFATTDLGATAESAMSSAIELIAAGEADIMVAGSVEEASPMIERCLGPVCSEIVDRGVRSEGASVLLFESASHAEERGGRPLARVAWWKAWRGEGARALEDAPAPRPGNARVFIGREEIRNDVALQGSAWAEVPRRAVAPRVGDHEGAGGFAAATAVAAILTGDLSCALILGGAPDRGYAILLVAPGQV from the coding sequence GTGCGCATCTGGGTGACTGGAATCGGTGTGGTGTCGCCGCTCGCTCGGGGCGCGGCGGCGACCATGGATCGGCTCATCGCGGGAGACCGGGCGTTCGCGCCGCTCTCGTGCTTCGACATCCCCGAGGCGCGTACTCGGATTGCTGCAGAGGTAGCGGATCTCCGGGCTGAAGAGGTCGCCCCTCCGGGGGAGGCCGAGGGCTGGTCCCGCACCGACGCCATGGCCGTCATCGCCGCGCGCGAAGCCCTGCTCCACGCAGGCGTCGAGCCGGGCAGCAGCGCCATCGATCTGGCCGTGGGGGGAACGACCGCGGGCATGTTCGAGACCGAGGAGCTGCTCGCCTGGCTCTCGCGTGATCCCGCGGCAATCACGCCGCTCAAGCGGATGCTCTCGCACCCGCTCTCATCGACGGCCGATCACCTCCGCGCGTCGCTGGGCGCTTTCCGTCGCGTCCGCAGCATTTGCAGCGCCTGTTCCAGCGGAGCGAACGCGATCCTCCTCGGCGCTGCCTGGATCCGCGCGGGGCTCTCGGACCGCGTCCTCGCAGGGGGAGCCGATGGTCTCTGCAGGTTGACTTACACAGGGTTCGGCGCGCTCAACGCGCTCGACGCTGCTCCCTGTCGCCCCTTCGATCGGCGACGGGCCGGCTTGAACCTGGGCGAGGGAGCTGGCTTCGTCGTCCTCGAATCAGAAGCGGCCGCTCGCGCCCGCGGAGCGCAACCCATCGCGGAACTGCGAGGGTGGGCGGTCGGCGCAGAAGCCAACCACATCACCAACCCCGAGCGCCAGGGGACCACCGCCGCTCGCGTGATGCAGGACGCCCTGCGACGGGCAGGGCTCACGCCGAGCGACATCGACTACGTGAACGCTCACGGCACCGCGACGCCGCTCAACGACGCGATGGAGACCGCTGCGCTTCGACGGTGTCTCGGTCCCGAGGTGGAGCGCGTGCCGGTCTCGTCGTGCAAAGGGCAGATAGGGCATACGCTCGGTGCCGCGGGTGCGATCGAGGCTGCCATTGCCGTCATGTCCGTCGCACGCGGCATTCTCCCGCCGACGGTGGGACTCGAAGAGGTCGATCCCGAGTGTCGACTCGCGCACGTGCTGAGCGCCCGTGAGGCGAAGGTCCACGCCGCGATGTCCAATTCGTTCGGCTTCGGTGGGACCGACAGCGTGCTGATCTTCACGGATCCACACCGCTTTCCTGCTCCGCCTGGGATCGAACCTTCTCCGCCTGGGATCGAACCTTCGCGCTCCGTCGTGGTGACGGCGGCCGCCACGGTCGGGCCCTTGGGGGTGCTCGGAGCGAAGGACGCTGGCGCTTATCTCGAGCCGGGGCCACCGCCTTCCGAGCGTGGCATCGACTTCAAGCCTGCCGACCACCTGGATCTCGCGCGCGCGAGGCGCCTCGACCGGGCAGGGAGGCTGGCAACGGTGGCCATCCAGGCAGCGCTCTCCGACGCCGCCGTGATTCCCGAGTCCCGCACTGCGCCCACCGCACCGGCGACACCGGCGACACCGGCGACCGTTCAGGTGGGCGCCATCGTGGGGGCTTCCTTCGGGAGTGTCGACGCGTCGACGGCGTACATGCGGCGCATCTACGACAAGGGCGTGAAGTACGCGAGTCCTGCCGACTTCCCCAACCTGGTTCCCTCCTCGCCCGTCGGCCACGCTTCGATCTACCTCGGCCTGCGTGGGCCGGTGTTTGCAACGACCGATCTCGGTGCGACGGCGGAGTCGGCGATGAGTTCGGCCATCGAGCTCATCGCCGCCGGCGAAGCCGACATCATGGTTGCGGGGAGCGTCGAAGAGGCCAGCCCCATGATCGAGCGCTGCCTCGGCCCTGTGTGCTCGGAGATCGTCGATCGCGGCGTGCGCAGCGAAGGCGCATCCGTGTTGCTCTTCGAGAGTGCGTCGCACGCCGAGGAGCGGGGGGGACGCCCTCTCGCCCGCGTCGCATGGTGGAAGGCCTGGCGGGGGGAGGGCGCGCGCGCCCTCGAGGACGCTCCGGCGCCGCGGCCAGGGAACGCCCGCGTCTTCATCGGACGCGAAGAGATCCGGAATGATGTCGCGCTCCAGGGATCCGCCTGGGCCGAGGTTCCGCGTCGAGCCGTCGCCCCTCGCGTCGGCGACCACGAGGGCGCTGGTGGGTTCGCCGCTGCGACCGCCGTGGCCGCGATCCTGACCGGCGATCTCTCCTGCGCCTTGATCCTGGGAGGCGCTCCGGACCGCGGGTACGCGATCTTGCTCGTTGCCCCTGGACAGGTGTGA
- the asnS gene encoding asparagine--tRNA ligase codes for MQDAPAIDTSALSEHVGQQVTLRGWLYNRRSSGKVHFLELRDGAGSVQCVMGKNDVSEELFASADRVAQESSIEIRGEVKAHPKRPGVFEVAVKDFQVIAPTVGEYPISPKEHGTDFLMDHRHLWLRSRRQHAIVRVRHTIIQAIRDFFDGRGFTLVDAPIFTPNACEGTSTLFETDYHGDKAYLTQSGQLYMEAAAAAFGKAYCFGPTFRAEKSKTRRHLSEFWMVEPEVAFLDLQGDMDLAEDFICFIVERVLEHRRPELAILERDVSKLEAIKKPFPRIRYDEAVAILNEARAAKRTSGEPDAESTPDFPWGEDLGAEDETVISSRYDRPVMIHRYPAQVKAFYMKRDPEDARLALCVDVLAPEGYGEVIGGGQREDDLTTVERGIEAHKLPREAFEWYLDLRRYGTFPHAGFGLGVERTVAWLCGLPHVRETIPFPRMLNRLAP; via the coding sequence ATGCAGGATGCTCCCGCGATCGACACCAGCGCTTTGTCAGAGCATGTTGGCCAGCAGGTCACCCTCCGCGGCTGGCTGTACAACCGGCGCTCCAGCGGCAAGGTCCACTTCCTGGAGCTGCGTGACGGCGCTGGCTCGGTCCAGTGCGTGATGGGGAAGAACGACGTCAGCGAGGAGCTCTTCGCTTCGGCCGATCGTGTCGCTCAGGAGAGCTCGATCGAGATCCGGGGTGAGGTGAAGGCGCACCCCAAGCGCCCGGGCGTCTTCGAGGTCGCAGTGAAGGACTTCCAGGTGATCGCGCCGACGGTGGGCGAGTATCCCATCTCGCCGAAGGAGCACGGGACCGACTTCCTGATGGACCACCGGCACCTCTGGCTCCGGTCGCGTCGTCAGCACGCGATCGTGCGGGTGCGTCACACGATCATCCAGGCGATCCGCGACTTCTTCGACGGGCGAGGGTTCACGCTGGTGGACGCACCGATCTTCACGCCCAACGCGTGTGAAGGGACGAGCACGCTCTTCGAGACGGACTACCACGGCGACAAGGCGTACCTGACGCAGTCAGGGCAGCTCTACATGGAGGCGGCCGCCGCGGCGTTCGGGAAGGCGTACTGCTTCGGGCCGACGTTCCGCGCCGAGAAGTCGAAGACGCGGCGGCACCTGTCGGAGTTCTGGATGGTCGAGCCCGAGGTGGCCTTCCTCGATCTCCAGGGAGACATGGACCTCGCCGAGGACTTCATTTGCTTCATCGTGGAGCGGGTGCTCGAACACCGCCGTCCAGAGCTGGCCATCCTGGAGCGGGACGTGAGCAAGCTCGAGGCGATCAAGAAGCCGTTCCCCCGCATCCGCTACGACGAGGCCGTCGCCATCCTCAACGAGGCGCGGGCGGCGAAGCGGACGTCCGGCGAGCCCGACGCCGAGTCGACGCCTGACTTCCCGTGGGGAGAAGATCTCGGCGCCGAGGACGAGACGGTGATCTCGAGCCGGTACGATCGTCCGGTCATGATCCACCGCTACCCGGCCCAGGTGAAGGCCTTCTACATGAAGCGAGATCCCGAGGACGCGCGGTTGGCGCTGTGCGTCGACGTGCTGGCGCCCGAGGGATACGGCGAGGTCATCGGCGGCGGTCAGCGCGAGGACGACCTGACCACGGTGGAGCGGGGCATCGAAGCGCACAAGCTGCCTCGCGAGGCGTTCGAGTGGTACCTCGACCTGCGACGGTACGGGACGTTCCCTCACGCAGGCTTCGGGCTGGGGGTAGAGCGGACGGTTGCTTGGCTTTGCGGCCTGCCCCACGTGAGAGAGACGATACCGTTCCCACGGATGCTCAACCGGCTGGCGCCCTGA